The window TCCGCGACGTCCAACGCGGTCACCGCCAGCAGCTTGACCAGCCGGTCGGAGCCGACGAAGTCGGCGACGAAGTCCGTCGCGGGGGCAGCAAGGACCTCCGCCGGGGACGCGTACTGCTCCAGGTAGCCGCCCTGCCGCATCACCGCGATCCGGTCGCCGAGCCGCACGGCCTCGTCGATGTCGTGGGTCACGAACACCACCGTCTTGCGAACGGTGTCCTGCAGGCGCAGGAACTCCTCCTGCAGCCGGTCCCGGGCGATCGGGTCCACGGCCCCGAAGGGCTCGTCCATCAGCAGCACCGGCGGGTCGCCCGCGAGCGCCCGCGCGACCCCCACCCGCTGACGCTGCCCGCCGGACAGCTGGCTGGGGTAGCGGTCGCCGTACGTCGCCGGGTCCAGCCCGACCAGGTCCAGCAGTTCGTCCACGCGCTCCGCCGTGCGGCGCCGGTCCCAGCCCAGCAGCGAGCAGACCGTGGCGACGTTGCGCCGCACGGTCTGGTGCGGGAACAGCCCGACCTGCTGGATGACGTAGCCGATGCCCCGCCGCAGCTGCACCGGGTCGACGCCGGACACGTCCTGGCCGGCCAGCACGACCCGCCCCCCGGTCGGCTCCACCAGCCGGTTGACCATGCGCATCGTCGTGGTCTTGCCGCAGCCCGAGGGCCCCACCAGGACGCACACCTCGCCCTCGGCGACGTCGAGCGACAGCTCGTGCACCGCGACCGTCCCGTCCGGGTACCGCTTGCTCACAGCGTCCAACCGGATCATCGCGTCCGGGGTAGCGTCCACGCGTGTCCCTCCTCGTCGCCGAGGCGCCGCCGAACCCGTGGTTCAGCGTGGACTACGTCCGGGACAACGCCGACGACCTGCTGCTGGCCGGTCGGGAGCACGTCACCATCACCGTCGTCGCGGTCGCGCTGGCGGTGGCCGTGTCCGTGCCCCTCGCACTGCTGGTACGACGCTACCGGCCGCTGGAGACGCCCGTCCTGGCCCTGTCGGGGGTGCTCTACACCGTGCCGTCGCTGGCGCTGATCACCGGGCTGTGGCCGGTGTTCGGGCTCAGCCCCATGACGGTCATCGTGGCGCTGGCGCTGTACGCGCTGCTCGTCGTGCTGCGCAACATCCTGGTGGG is drawn from Candidatus Nanopelagicales bacterium and contains these coding sequences:
- a CDS encoding ATP-binding cassette domain-containing protein, with product MDATPDAMIRLDAVSKRYPDGTVAVHELSLDVAEGEVCVLVGPSGCGKTTTMRMVNRLVEPTGGRVVLAGQDVSGVDPVQLRRGIGYVIQQVGLFPHQTVRRNVATVCSLLGWDRRRTAERVDELLDLVGLDPATYGDRYPSQLSGGQRQRVGVARALAGDPPVLLMDEPFGAVDPIARDRLQEEFLRLQDTVRKTVVFVTHDIDEAVRLGDRIAVMRQGGYLEQYASPAEVLAAPATDFVADFVGSDRLVKLLAVTALDVADLAPAGAGAPAGSAGPTGSAGPTGMPAVGASSTLRDALAVLLAAPDGRAVVLPDGGGDPVGVLGMDDVRRMLRDAAPSQP